Proteins encoded together in one uncultured Desulfosarcina sp. window:
- a CDS encoding glycyl-radical enzyme activating protein — translation MMTQGTIFRIKRYALHDGPGIRTTVFFKGCPLSCRWCHNPEGIDPRPVSMVKTAPEGAFHETVGEVMEAAELVAVIEKDQLFYDESGGGVTFSGGEPLAQPQFLEAVLDACNRCDIHSTLDTSGFAPAAVLDRLLPRLQLVLFDLKIMDADLHRKYTGVSNESIIENLKRIDGGSTPWRLRIPLIPGMTDTETNLEQIARFAAGFKSIQGIDLLPFHRIASGKYRRLGLADPMTGTDPPSPDHVAAVKDRFESAGLDVSIGG, via the coding sequence ATGATGACCCAAGGCACGATTTTCAGAATTAAGCGCTACGCCCTGCATGACGGCCCCGGCATCCGCACCACCGTGTTTTTCAAGGGCTGCCCGCTGTCGTGCCGGTGGTGTCACAACCCGGAGGGAATCGACCCCCGGCCCGTTTCAATGGTGAAAACTGCCCCGGAGGGAGCGTTCCATGAGACCGTGGGCGAGGTCATGGAAGCGGCCGAACTGGTGGCCGTCATCGAGAAGGACCAACTTTTTTACGACGAATCCGGCGGCGGCGTAACTTTTTCCGGCGGCGAGCCCCTGGCCCAACCTCAATTCCTGGAAGCGGTGCTGGACGCCTGCAACCGGTGCGACATCCATTCCACCCTGGACACCAGCGGCTTCGCCCCGGCGGCGGTGTTGGACCGGCTGCTGCCCCGGCTGCAACTGGTGCTTTTCGACCTTAAAATCATGGATGCGGACCTGCACCGAAAATACACCGGCGTGTCCAACGAATCGATTATCGAAAACCTGAAGCGAATCGACGGCGGATCGACGCCATGGCGCCTGCGCATTCCCCTGATTCCCGGCATGACCGATACGGAGACCAACCTGGAGCAGATCGCCCGGTTCGCAGCCGGGTTCAAATCGATCCAGGGGATCGATCTGCTGCCGTTTCACCGCATCGCCAGCGGAAAATACCGCCGCCTGGGGCTTGCCGATCCCATGACGGGGACCGATCCGCCCTCCCCGGACCATGTGGCCGCCGTCAAAGACCGTTTCGAATCCGCCGGATTGGATGTTTCCATTGGAGGATAA